Proteins encoded within one genomic window of Bombina bombina isolate aBomBom1 chromosome 1, aBomBom1.pri, whole genome shotgun sequence:
- the LOC128645307 gene encoding tubulin alpha chain encodes MRECISVHVGQAGVQMGNACWELYCLEHGIQPDGQMPDTKAIGSTDDSFTTFFSETGSGKHVPRAVFVDLEPTVIDEVRQGIYRQLFHPEQLISGKEDAANNYARGHYTIGKEIIDQVLDRIRKLSDQCSGLQGFLVFHSFGGGTGSGFTSLLMERLSVDYGKKSKLEFSIYPAPQVSTAVVEPYNSILTTHTTLEHSDCAFMVDNEAIYDICRRNLDIERPTYTNLNRLISQIVSSITASLRFDGALNVDLTEFQTNLVPYPRIHFPLATYAPVISAEKAYHEQLSVSEITNACFEPANQMVKCDPRHGKYMACCLLYRGDVVPKDVNAAIAAIKTKRSIQFVDWCPTGFKVGINYQPPTAVPGGDLAKVQRAVCMLSNTTAIAEAWARLDHKFDLMYAKRAFVHWYVGEGMEEGEFSEAREDMAALEKDYEEVGIDSYEEEDEGEE; translated from the exons AGGGAATGCATCTCAGTCCACGTTGGGCAAGCTGGCGTTCAGATGGGCAATGCATGCTGGGAGCTGTACTGTCTTGAACATGGGATACAGCCAGATGGGCAGATGCCTGACACCAAAGCCATTGGTTCAACAGATGATTCCTTTACAACATTTTTTAGCGAGACTGGCTCTGGAAAACACGTTCCACGTGCTGTGTTTGTAGATTTGGAACCAACTGTGATTG ATGAAGTTCGTCAAGGCATATATAGACAGCTATTCCATCCAGAGCAGTTGATCAGTGGTAAAGAAGATGCTGCCAACAACTATGCCCGGGGCCATTACACCATAGGAAAGGAAATCATTGACCAGGTTCTGGACAGAATACGTAAGCTG tctgatCAGTGCTCAGGGCTTCAGGGATTTTTGGTTTTCCACAGCTTTGGAGGTGGCACTGGCTCAGGGTTCACTTCTCTGCTGATGGAGCGTTTGTCTGTTGACTATGGCAAGAAATCCAAGTTGGAATTCTCCATTTATCCAGCACCTCAGGTTTCCACAGCTGTGGTTGAACCTTATAACTCCATCCTCACCACTCACACCACCCTGGAACACTCAGACTGTGCCTTTATGGTGGACAATGAGGCCATTTATGACATCTGCCGCAGGAACTTGGACATTGAGCGCCCAACCTACACTAATCTTAATAGATTAATAAGCCAAATTGTCTCCTCGATTACAGCTTCCCTCAGATTTGATGGGGCACTGAATGTAGATCTTACAGAATTCCAGACCAACTTGGTGCCATACCCACGTATCCACTTCCCTCTGGCTACATATGCCCCTGTTATCTCTGCAGAGAAAGCCTATCATGAGCAGTTGTCTGTATCTGAGATTACTAATGCTTGCtttgaaccagccaatcagatgGTAAAATGTGACCCACGACATGGTAAATACATGGCTTGCTGTCTGCTGTACCGTGGTGATGTGGTGCCAAAAGATGTCAATGCTGCCATTGCTGCAATCAAGACCAAGCGCAGCATCCAATTTGTGGACTGGTGCCCAACTGGTTTCAAGGTTGGCATCAACTACCAACCTCCAACTGCAGTTCCAGGAGGTGACCTCGCCAAGGTGCAGCGTGCTGTTTGTATGTTAAGCAACACCACAGCTATTGCTGAAGCCTGGGCTCGCCTGGACCACAAGTTTGACCTGATGTACGCTAAGCGTGCCTTTGTGCACTGGTATGTGGGAGAGGGAATGGAGGAAGGAGAGTTCTCAGAGGCTCGTGAGGACATGGCTGCCCTGGAGAAGGAttatgaagaggttggcatagacTCATATGAAGAAGAAGATGAAGGAGAGGAATAA